In Hyphomicrobiales bacterium, the sequence TGCGCGACCTCCCCTTGCCCTTCGGAAAGCTCCGGCACGGCATGGTCGGGATCGGGCGAGGCTGCGATTGCCTCGCGCGGCAGCGGCTCGACGATGAAGGTGCCGGCATCGACGAGGGAATCGATCACCGCCGCGCTGACCGAGGCAGCCTCTGCCAGCGCCGATTTCGCGATCAGCAACCCGCCTTCAGCCGCTGCGATGGCCCGCGCTCGCGCCGGGGTCATCCGCCCCGGCGGTGGCCCGGCAAGCCTGACACCGAGCTTCGGTCGCTCGGGCGTATCGTCCGGCTGGCGGCGCAAGGCCAGTGCCAGCACCGAGCCCTTGGGAGCGAGCGTATACCAGGCCACCCAGTCGACGAGCTTGCGCAGCGCCGGATCGAGCGGCGGCATGTCGTATTTCCCGGTGACCTTTTTGAGATTGCTGCCGCGCCCGCTGCCGACGTCCCAGACGACACCAACCGTCTCGCGCGGGCCGAGCGGCACCTGCACGACATCGCCAGGCTTGAGCACGAGCCCGGCCGGCACGGCGTAGCTATAGGCCTGATCGAGCCCGAGCGGGATCAGCACGTCGACCGTGCCGTCCTGCTCAACTTCCGCCGCCTCGTCATCGATCAAATCGAACTGTGCCATCGCTCAAAACACCACCGCCGTCATCCCGGACGGAGCGAAGCGGAGATCCGGGATCCATCATAGGGCGCCGCGCTCTACGATGGATCCCGGATCGGCGCCGCTAACGCGGCTTGTCCGGGATGACGGCGTGTTTCCTGCGCCCGTGTCTAGCATCGATTCGCGACCTGTTAAGGCGGGAGCGCTACACCTGCCGTCATGGTCGGGCTTGACCCGACCATCTCGGGACGAGCTGGCGCGGGATGAGATGCCCGGGTCAAGCCCGGGCATGACGAGCAGAACCATGACCGATTTCGACAGCTTCGGGCTGGACTGGCTTTCGCACCTCTCGGCCGAGCGCCGCCTCTCGCCGAAGACGCTGGAAGCCTATGGCCGCGACCTCGGCCAGTTCAGCGCCTTCCTGACCGAGCATCTCGGCGGAGCCCCGTCGCTCGCCGACATCGCCGGGCTCAAGCCCGTAGATCTGCGCGCCTTTCTCGGCCAGCGACGGCGCGACGGCGTCGGCAACCGCACGCTGATGCGCCAGCTCGCGGCCTTGCGCTCCTTCGCCCGCTTCGGCGAGCGCAGCGGCAAGCTTACCGCCGCCGCCTTCGCGGCGACGCGCGGGCCGCGCCTCGGCAAACCGCTGCCGCGCCCGCTCGAACCCAGCGCCGCAAAGGCCGTCACCCAGGCCGATACCCGCACGGGCGAGGAGCGCGAGCAATGGATCCTGGCCCGCGACGCCGCCGTGCTCGGCCTGCTCTATGGCAGCGGCCTGCGCATCTCGGAGGCGCTCTCGCTCTCCCGCGCACAGGCGCCGCAACAGGCCGGCGATACGCTGACGGTGCTCGGCAAGGGAGCCAAGACGCGCATGGTGCCGGTGCTGCCGGTCGTGATCACGGCGATCGCGGAGTATCTGAAGCTCTGCCCCTGGCGGCTGCCGCCGGAAGGCCCGCTCTTCGTCGGCGCCAAGGGCGGGCCGCTCTCGCCCCGCATCATCCAGCTCGCGGTCGAGGGCTTGCGCGGGGCGCTGGGCCTGCCCTCCTCGGCCACGCCGCACGCGCTGCGGCATTCCTTCGCGACGCATCTGCTCGGGCGCGGGGGTGACCTGCGCGCCATTCAGGAACTGCTCGGCCACGCCTCGCTCTCGACGACGCAGATCTACACCCGCATCGATTCGGCCCGGCTGATGGCGGCCTATGACGCCGCCCATCCGCGTGCCGGGCGGTAGAGCAACGGCCCCAACAGTGGGAGCACGGTTCTCGGAAAAGCCGATGCCAGAGCCGCGACGCGCCCTCTTGCTGCCATGCCGGAAAGCCTTAAAGAGCCGCGCCACATCGACCCAGCAAGGTGATTCGTGTCCGGCTCCATCGAAACGCCCGAGGGCGGCAACAAGCGCATCGCCCTCCTGATCGCGCTGCTCGCGCTGATGCTCGCCTTCTCCGAGATCGGCGGCAAGAACGCCGAGCAGGAGGCCGTCGCCAAGAATATCGAGGCCTCCAATCTCTGGGCCTTCTTCCAGGCCAAGACGATCCGCGGCACGACCGTCCGCACCGCGGCCGAGGCGATGGAGGTCGATCTCGCCGGCATCACCGACGAAGCCGCCAGGCAGCGGCTCATCAAGCGCATCGAAAGCTGGAAGCAGACGGTCGCCCGCTACGATTCC encodes:
- the xerC gene encoding Tyrosine recombinase XerC; the protein is MTDFDSFGLDWLSHLSAERRLSPKTLEAYGRDLGQFSAFLTEHLGGAPSLADIAGLKPVDLRAFLGQRRRDGVGNRTLMRQLAALRSFARFGERSGKLTAAAFAATRGPRLGKPLPRPLEPSAAKAVTQADTRTGEEREQWILARDAAVLGLLYGSGLRISEALSLSRAQAPQQAGDTLTVLGKGAKTRMVPVLPVVITAIAEYLKLCPWRLPPEGPLFVGAKGGPLSPRIIQLAVEGLRGALGLPSSATPHALRHSFATHLLGRGGDLRAIQELLGHASLSTTQIYTRIDSARLMAAYDAAHPRAGR
- a CDS encoding conserved hypothetical protein (Evidence 4 : Unknown function but conserved in other organisms), giving the protein MSGSIETPEGGNKRIALLIALLALMLAFSEIGGKNAEQEAVAKNIEASNLWAFFQAKTIRGTTVRTAAEAMEVDLAGITDEAARQRLIKRIESWKQTVARYDSEPETQEGRKELAARAKAAEAQRDIAAARDDKFDIASGLIQIAIVISSAAIITGVGLLALTGGLLGLAGIALMALAQFAPTALF